DNA sequence from the Perca flavescens isolate YP-PL-M2 chromosome 3, PFLA_1.0, whole genome shotgun sequence genome:
ATTCCTTCAGCAATCAAAAGCACTCTGACTTTTGGTCTGATTTTAGCTTGCTTATGTTGTCAAATCCAGGTGGGAGGCCACACCCTCGCTAATCAGTCAAAGCACCTGGGATTCGTTAGGCCCCACTCCCAAAGTCACACTTGTGACAATGTCATGTTGATTTTTGCCATGCACCTGATGATGATgttaaaggtactttatttgtcacatacgcgtacatgtacatgtgtacattctctgcatttaacccatccctcaagggagcagtgggcagccaatgacagcgcccggggaccaactccagatctgagccagtgcctagatcaagggcactgactggagaacctagtacatgtttttgatggtgggggaaaccggagcacctggaggaaacccacgcaaacatggggagaacatgcaaactccacacagaaaggccccggaacacagaaccttcttgctgtgaggccacagcgctaaccactgggccaccatgctgcttgTTCACTGTATTTTTCTTGCCTGTGTCATTGCTTTTCATCTTTGAAAACTGGAGACCTGCTCTCACGCCACTACTATGTCTTGCTAGTGTGAACTGCTGTCTGgatcctctgttgtattactttTCTTTTGATGGTTTCTGGAAGAGGAAAGAAGATGTGGACACCTCTGTTGCAAGAGAATAGTTTTTGATAATAGACAGGGACAAGTGGGGTTAAATACTGTTTAAACAGCATTATTTGTGTATGGATCTGCAATATAAAGGTCACACAGTGACAACGTATGTATTTCCCCTTTCCCTAAGTGGCTTTGCCAAAattgtaaataagaacctgttcttaatgacttgcctgAAAAAATATAGGTAATATTTATGGTATATTTTATGAATAGAATTATAACTGTCTCTTTATTGATCATTATGTTAAAGAGTACAACAAATTAATTggatttctgtttttcttccaAAGAGCGATTGTTGACCTGAAACAGAGGTACAGATTTAGGTTACCTTCACAGCGCAACTGACTTTCTGTGGTTGTTTTCCCACCCCCCTTCACGTGTCATACAGATCTGATGTTTCCTCTTTGTGAACAGTGAAACCTACACATGTGAAGCAAGCcccctattttttatttttttttcaactgagcTGCAAAAATCAGAACACAATTGAATCCCCAGGCAAGTTGTATTGAATACACAAACTGTCCTGCGTTACCATGAGTTTTTAAATAATCTTACTCTCCTGTTAGATCTGTGTCACCTAACCAAGTTGGGTACATGGGCTTTAATAGGAAAAATAACACAACAACCAGTGGGAGCTGTCTCAATTTAGTCAAAGGCCATATAAACCTAAAAATACCTGCATATACTTTGACATAATTGTGCAGATGTGAGGCATCTTTCACACAAATTAAAAACTGCTTCAACTTTAAAATGATTCCCTTGCTGCCTTTTTAACAATATGAGTTAAATAAAGTAAAGTTAAATAATTCAGCTCATGAgttgtgaaaatgtaaaaccaACTGAGTTTGCTGAACTTGATAAAATACAAACGTGGAGACGCAGAATGCGGTGTTCAGTCACATTTTCTATCCGGTTGACATTCTCCATTTGATGAGTCAGTTATTTGACACAGATACCTTACAGCTGTGGCTGTTGGAACTGAATACTAACCTTCATTATGGTTAGTATTGTTTCCAATACTATCAGAGTAAACATTCTTAAATAAACATGTGAGTGCTCTGGTTTTCTCCCGACACCAAAAACCTGTGTTAGGTTAGTGCTCCTGTCGGTGCCGCTGACCAAAAGGCAGTGGCAATAGAACAAAAGAAAGTTGGTCACATGGTGCTGTGCTGCATCTGCCCGCTGCTACTGTATaagcaacccgttctcactcccaactcgtaaaatacggacattTGGGCAGAGGCTCTCGGCGTCAGATATGACGCAAAAAGCACACTTCAGCGtatgtatggaacgcaccgggcagagcctgatcaatatgcagagaggacggATAAGCTTGGGCTTATGTGCTCTCAGGCACCGACATTTGGCACTGTCTGATTTTAAGTGAACCAATACTCTGTATTTGGTCGGTACCGGTAAAAATACATGGTTCGGAACTCAACCCTATTCGTAAGTCATGTGGAATACAACAGCACTCTTGAAATCTTTAGAAAAAGATTTATGAAATTATGGTAGGTACATAATTTACATTCTCTGAAGATGCTGTTAACAGGTATGTCTGACATAATGGCACACCAAAAAATGCATAATTGTAGTATTTTCTTTCCTGCTCAGCCAGTAGTTTTTGTCCATAGATAATACTTAATTAGCATGATTGCCAGTTCAGTTGGAATTTGAACAGCAGATATCTGCTAGTGCAGTACAGATGGTGTATTAATAGACTCTACTTGTGTACTACAATTGACAGAAATAAGCCTTCTCGAACAGAATTAATCTGTCACACTTGTGTCAAGATACACATTTGTTAATACAGTGGACACGGTTGTGGTTTCTTATGCATGACTTTAAACTCGTACACAGTTTCACTTGAACTCGGCAGTAACTCAAAGTTGTTTCCTGTTTAAACATTCTCAGTCACTTCCACATGTAGCAACAACCTTTGTTCAATTTGATCTTGAGACATCTGATTTGCGAGCAGACGCAGTTCTTGTGGCTTTGTCGCAGTTACATTCACTCGCCTGCACTTCATATTCCTCACAGAAGAGAAACATGTTCAACTGTACATTAGAAAATGGGATGGAGCGGGATAAGAGGAACACGGCGTACGCTCTGGTGTTTGGATCTGTAATGATGCTGGGTCTGCCTCTCAATGCTGTGTCGCTGTTGATTCTGTTACGCTGCCACAGCCTCAAATCTCCCAGTGCTGTCTTCATGGTCAACCTGGCCATCTCTGACCTGCTGCTCGTCATCTCCTTGCCCATGAGGGTCTACTTTTACGCCACGCGGACCTGGCCTCTGGGCAATAAGGCATGCATCTGTTTCACAATGCTCTTTCGCAACAACATCCGCTCCAGCTCCATCTTCATCACCTTCATTACTGTGGACCGACTGCTGGCTGTCGTCTACCCTCTGAGGTCACGCCATCTCCGAACCACTTCCAACGCCTTGAAAGCTGTTGTGCTCGTTTGGCTGTTTGTGTTGGTGTGGAACATCCCAGAGAGTGTGGAACTTTCAAGATTTTTAGACAAAAACAATGAATCTACCTGTTTTGAATTTCGTTGCAATCAGCCGTCTACATTGTTTTATCTTCAGCCTGTGTTGGTGCTCACCATGCTGGCAGTCAACATTGTGTCCACTGCTCTGGTGTCTTGGACTCTACACGGACATCTGAAGGACTCTGCAAGGATAAACAACAAGGTGAATGTCATGTTGATTTTTGCCATGAACCTGATGATGTTCACCGTATTTTTCTTGCCTGTGTCATTAGTTGTCATCTTTAAAAGCTGGAGAACTGCTCGCACGTCACTGATATGTCTTGCTAGTGTGAACTGCTGTCTGgatcctctgttgtattactttTCTTTTGATGGTTTCTGGAAGAGGAAAGAAGATGTGGACACCTCTGTTGCAAGAGAATAGTTTGTGATAACAATAGACAGGGACAGGTGGGGTTAAATCCTGTTTAAACAGAATTATTTGTGTATGGATCTGCAATATAAAGGTCACACGGTGACAACGTATGTATTTCCCCTTTCCCTAAGTGGCTTTGCCACAattgtaaataagaacctgttcttaatgacttgcctgAAAAAatataggtaaaaaaaaatcatatttatgGTATATTTTATGAATAGAATTCTCACTTTCACATTATAACTGTCTCTTTATTGATCATAATGTTAAAGAGTACAACAAATTAATTggatttctgtttttcttccaAAGAGCGATTGTTGACTTGAAACAGAGGTACAGATTTAGGTTACCTTCACAGCGCAACTGTATTTCTGTGGTTGTTTTCCCACCCCCCT
Encoded proteins:
- the LOC114553295 gene encoding lysophosphatidic acid receptor 6-like, which produces MFNCTLENGMERDKRNTAYALVFGSVMMLGLPLNAVSLLILLRCHSLKSPSAVFMVNLAISDLLLVISLPMRVYFYATRTWPLGNKACICFTMLFRNNIRSSSIFITFITVDRLLAVVYPLRSRHLRTTSNALKAVVLVWLFVLVWNIPESVELSRFLDKNNESTCFEFRCNQPSTLFYLQPVLVLTMLAVNIVSTALVSWTLHGHLKDSARINNKVNVMLIFAMNLMMFTVFFLPVSLVVIFKSWRTARTSLICLASVNCCLDPLLYYFSFDGFWKRKEDVDTSVARE